From one Bos indicus x Bos taurus breed Angus x Brahman F1 hybrid chromosome 7, Bos_hybrid_MaternalHap_v2.0, whole genome shotgun sequence genomic stretch:
- the PLPPR3 gene encoding phospholipid phosphatase-related protein type 3 isoform X4, with the protein MISTKEKNKSPKDSMTLLPCFYFVELPIVASSIVSLYFLELTDLFKPAKVGFQCYDRTLSMPYVETSEELIPLLMLLSLAFAAPAASSRLWGRSGGPGGPEGSIHAGGCNFNSFLRRTVRFVGVHVFGLCATALVTDVIQLATGYHAPFFLTVCKPNYTLLGTSCEANPYITQDICSGHDTHAILSARKTFPSQHATLSAFAAVYVSMYFNSVISDTTKLLKPILVFSFAIAAGVCGLTQITQYRSHPVDVYAGFLIGAGIAAYLACHAVGNFQAPPAERPVAVVPTKDALRALTQRGHDSVYQQNKSVSTDELGPPSRLEGVPRPVARDKTSLGSLKRASVDVDLLAPRSPMGKENMVTFSHTLPRVSTPSLDDPARRHMTIHVPLDASRSKQLISEWKQKSLEGRGLGLPDEGSPAHLRAPAEPMAEEEEEEEEEEEEEEEEGEEGGPAPPSLYPTVQARPGLGPRVILPPRPGPQPLVHIPEEGAQAAAGLSPNSSAAVRAKWLMMAEKSGAAVATASAQPRMANPPRLLQVIAMSKAPGAPGPKAAETASSSSASSDSSQYRSPSDRDSASIVTIDAHAPHHPVVHLSAGNGPWEWKAAGVGAKVVEGEGGYELGDLARSFRGGAKPPGISPGSSVSDVDQEEPRFGAVATVNLATGEGLPPLGAVDGVLGPGSRESTLRRKAGPALGDREAAEAEAESYYRKMQAARRFKD; encoded by the exons ATGATCTCAACCAAGGAGAAGAATAAAAGCCCGAAGGACAGCATGACGCTTCTGCCCTGCTTCTACTTCGTGGAG CTGCCCATAGTGGCATCCTCCATCGTGTCCCTCTACTTCCTGGAGCTGACCGACCTCTTCAAGCCAGCTAAGGTGGGCTTCCAGTGCTACGACCGCACGCTGTCCATGCCCTACGTGGAAACAAGTGAAGAGCTCATCCCACTGCTCATGCTCCTCAGCTTGGCCTTTGCTGCACCTGCAGCCTCG TCCCGGCTGTGGGGCCGCAGCGGGGGCCCAGGTGGGCCCGAGGGCAGCATCCATGCCGGCGGCTGCAACTTCAACTCCTTCCTTCGGCGGACGGTGCGCTTTGTAG GTGTCCACGTATTTGGCCTGTGTGCCACGGCCCTGGTGACTGACGTGATCCAGCTGGCCACGGGCTACCACGCACCCTTCTTCCTGACTGTCTGCAAACCCAACTACACCCTGTTGGGCACATCGTGTGAGGCCAATCCCTACATCACACAGGATATATGCTCTGGCCACGACACCCATGCCATCCTGTCTGCCCG GAAGACGTTTCCGTCCCAGCATGCCACTCTGTCTGCCTTTGCTGCTGTCTACGTGTCG ATGTACTTCAACTCGGTCATCTCGGACACCACCAAGCTGCTGAAGCCCATCCTGGTGTTCTCCTTCGCCATTGCAGCGGGCGTCTGCGGCCTCACCCAGATCACGCAGTACCGCAGCCACCCGGTGGACGTCTACGCAGGCTTCCTCATTGGGGCTGGCATAGCGGCCTACCTG GCCTGCCATGCAGTGGGCAACTTCCAGGCCCCACCAGCAGAGAGACCAGTGGCCGTGGTGCCAACTAAGGACGCGCTAAGGGCTCTGACCCAGCGGGGCCATGACTCGGTGTACCAGCAGAACAAGTCCGTGAGCACCGATGAGCTAGGTCCACCCAGCCGGTTGGAGGGTGTGCCCCGGCCCGTGGCCCGCGACAAGACCTCGCTGGGCAGCCTAAAGCGGGCCAGTGTGGATGTGGACCTGCTGGCCCCGCGCAGCCCCATGGGCAAGGAGAACATGGTGACCTTCAGCCACACACTGCCCCGTGTCAGCACGCCCTCGCTAGACGACCCCGCCCGCCGCCACATGACCATCCATGTTCCACTGGACGCCTCCCGCTCCAAGCAGCTCATTAGTGAATGGAAGCAGAAGTCACTGGAGGGCCGAGGCCTGGGGCTACCGGATGAGGGCAGCCCTGCACACCTGCGGGCACCCGCAGAGCCCAtggctgaggaggaagaggaggaggaggaggaagaagaggaggaggaggaggagggggaggaagggggtCCAGCACCTCCCTCACTGTACCCCACAGTCCAGGCTCGGCCAGGGCTCGGGCCACGCGTTATCCTGCCGCCTCGGCCTGGACCGCAACCTCTGGTTCATATCCCTGAGGAGGGGGCCCAGGCAGCAGCTGGCCTGTCCCCCAACAGCAGCGCAGCTGTGCGGGCCAAGTGGCTCATGATGGCTGAGAAGAGTGgagcagcagtggccacagcctCGGCCCAGCCCCGCATGGCCAACCCGCCCCGGCTGCTGCAGGTCATTGCCATGTCCAAAGCTCCAGGTGCACCCGGCCCCAAGGCAGCCGAGACGGCTTCCTCATCTAGTGCCAGCTCTGACTCCTCCCAGTACAGGTCACCGTCTGACCGCGATTCTGCCAGCATCGTCACCATTGATGCACACGCACCCCACCACCCTGTGGTCCACCTGTCTGCGGGTAATGGGCCCTGGGAGTGGAAGGCGGCGGGAGTCGGGGCCAAGGTcgtggagggagagggtggctaTGAGCTCGGGGACCTGGCCCGCAGCTTCCGCGGTGGGGCCAAGCCCCCAGGCATCTCCCCAGGCTCATCAGTCAGTGACGTGGACCAGGAGGAGCCACGGTTTGGGGCCGTGGCCACTGTCAACCTGGCCACGGGTGAGGGGCTGCCCCCACTGGGCGCAGTCGATGGTGTGCTGGGACCAGGCAGCCGGGAGTCGACGCTGCGTCGAAAAGCAGGCCCAGCGCTTGGTGATCGGGAAGCAGCGGAAGCCGAGGCCGAGAGCTACTACCGGAAGATGCAGGCTGCGCGCAGGTTCAAGgactga
- the PLPPR3 gene encoding phospholipid phosphatase-related protein type 3 isoform X3, with product MISTKEKNKSPKDSMTLLPCFYFVELPIVASSIVSLYFLELTDLFKPAKVGFQCYDRTLSMPYVETSEELIPLLMLLSLAFAAPAASIMVGEGMLYCLQSRLWGRSGGPGGPEGSIHAGGCNFNSFLRRTVRFVGVHVFGLCATALVTDVIQLATGYHAPFFLTVCKPNYTLLGTSCEANPYITQDICSGHDTHAILSARKTFPSQHATLSAFAAVYVSMYFNSVISDTTKLLKPILVFSFAIAAGVCGLTQITQYRSHPVDVYAGFLIGAGIAAYLACHAVGNFQAPPAERPVAVVPTKDALRALTQRGHDSVYQQNKSVSTDELGPPSRLEGVPRPVARDKTSLGSLKRASVDVDLLAPRSPMGKENMVTFSHTLPRVSTPSLDDPARRHMTIHVPLDASRSKQLISEWKQKSLEGRGLGLPDEGSPAHLRAPAEPMAEEEEEEEEEEEEEEEEGEEGGPAPPSLYPTVQARPGLGPRVILPPRPGPQPLVHIPEEGAQAAAGLSPNSSAAVRAKWLMMAEKSGAAVATASAQPRMANPPRLLQVIAMSKAPGAPGPKAAETASSSSASSDSSQYRSPSDRDSASIVTIDAHAPHHPVVHLSAGNGPWEWKAAGVGAKVVEGEGGYELGDLARSFRGGAKPPGISPGSSVSDVDQEEPRFGAVATVNLATGEGLPPLGAVDGVLGPGSRESTLRRKAGPALGDREAAEAEAESYYRKMQAARRFKD from the exons ATGATCTCAACCAAGGAGAAGAATAAAAGCCCGAAGGACAGCATGACGCTTCTGCCCTGCTTCTACTTCGTGGAG CTGCCCATAGTGGCATCCTCCATCGTGTCCCTCTACTTCCTGGAGCTGACCGACCTCTTCAAGCCAGCTAAGGTGGGCTTCCAGTGCTACGACCGCACGCTGTCCATGCCCTACGTGGAAACAAGTGAAGAGCTCATCCCACTGCTCATGCTCCTCAGCTTGGCCTTTGCTGCACCTGCAGCCTCG ATCATGGTGGGTGAGGGCATGCTGTACTGTCTACAGTCCCGGCTGTGGGGCCGCAGCGGGGGCCCAGGTGGGCCCGAGGGCAGCATCCATGCCGGCGGCTGCAACTTCAACTCCTTCCTTCGGCGGACGGTGCGCTTTGTAG GTGTCCACGTATTTGGCCTGTGTGCCACGGCCCTGGTGACTGACGTGATCCAGCTGGCCACGGGCTACCACGCACCCTTCTTCCTGACTGTCTGCAAACCCAACTACACCCTGTTGGGCACATCGTGTGAGGCCAATCCCTACATCACACAGGATATATGCTCTGGCCACGACACCCATGCCATCCTGTCTGCCCG GAAGACGTTTCCGTCCCAGCATGCCACTCTGTCTGCCTTTGCTGCTGTCTACGTGTCG ATGTACTTCAACTCGGTCATCTCGGACACCACCAAGCTGCTGAAGCCCATCCTGGTGTTCTCCTTCGCCATTGCAGCGGGCGTCTGCGGCCTCACCCAGATCACGCAGTACCGCAGCCACCCGGTGGACGTCTACGCAGGCTTCCTCATTGGGGCTGGCATAGCGGCCTACCTG GCCTGCCATGCAGTGGGCAACTTCCAGGCCCCACCAGCAGAGAGACCAGTGGCCGTGGTGCCAACTAAGGACGCGCTAAGGGCTCTGACCCAGCGGGGCCATGACTCGGTGTACCAGCAGAACAAGTCCGTGAGCACCGATGAGCTAGGTCCACCCAGCCGGTTGGAGGGTGTGCCCCGGCCCGTGGCCCGCGACAAGACCTCGCTGGGCAGCCTAAAGCGGGCCAGTGTGGATGTGGACCTGCTGGCCCCGCGCAGCCCCATGGGCAAGGAGAACATGGTGACCTTCAGCCACACACTGCCCCGTGTCAGCACGCCCTCGCTAGACGACCCCGCCCGCCGCCACATGACCATCCATGTTCCACTGGACGCCTCCCGCTCCAAGCAGCTCATTAGTGAATGGAAGCAGAAGTCACTGGAGGGCCGAGGCCTGGGGCTACCGGATGAGGGCAGCCCTGCACACCTGCGGGCACCCGCAGAGCCCAtggctgaggaggaagaggaggaggaggaggaagaagaggaggaggaggaggagggggaggaagggggtCCAGCACCTCCCTCACTGTACCCCACAGTCCAGGCTCGGCCAGGGCTCGGGCCACGCGTTATCCTGCCGCCTCGGCCTGGACCGCAACCTCTGGTTCATATCCCTGAGGAGGGGGCCCAGGCAGCAGCTGGCCTGTCCCCCAACAGCAGCGCAGCTGTGCGGGCCAAGTGGCTCATGATGGCTGAGAAGAGTGgagcagcagtggccacagcctCGGCCCAGCCCCGCATGGCCAACCCGCCCCGGCTGCTGCAGGTCATTGCCATGTCCAAAGCTCCAGGTGCACCCGGCCCCAAGGCAGCCGAGACGGCTTCCTCATCTAGTGCCAGCTCTGACTCCTCCCAGTACAGGTCACCGTCTGACCGCGATTCTGCCAGCATCGTCACCATTGATGCACACGCACCCCACCACCCTGTGGTCCACCTGTCTGCGGGTAATGGGCCCTGGGAGTGGAAGGCGGCGGGAGTCGGGGCCAAGGTcgtggagggagagggtggctaTGAGCTCGGGGACCTGGCCCGCAGCTTCCGCGGTGGGGCCAAGCCCCCAGGCATCTCCCCAGGCTCATCAGTCAGTGACGTGGACCAGGAGGAGCCACGGTTTGGGGCCGTGGCCACTGTCAACCTGGCCACGGGTGAGGGGCTGCCCCCACTGGGCGCAGTCGATGGTGTGCTGGGACCAGGCAGCCGGGAGTCGACGCTGCGTCGAAAAGCAGGCCCAGCGCTTGGTGATCGGGAAGCAGCGGAAGCCGAGGCCGAGAGCTACTACCGGAAGATGCAGGCTGCGCGCAGGTTCAAGgactga
- the PLPPR3 gene encoding phospholipid phosphatase-related protein type 3 isoform X2, producing MISTKEKNKSPKDSMTLLPCFYFVELPIVASSIVSLYFLELTDLFKPAKVGFQCYDRTLSMPYVETSEELIPLLMLLSLAFAAPAASIMVGEGMLYCLQSRLWGRSGGPGGPEGSIHAGGCNFNSFLRRTVRFVGVHVFGLCATALVTDVIQLATGYHAPFFLTVCKPNYTLLGTSCEANPYITQDICSGHDTHAILSARKTFPSQHATLSAFAAVYVSVSAAPHPRCPTGTNCPDHPPVPRQMYFNSVISDTTKLLKPILVFSFAIAAGVCGLTQITQYRSHPVDVYAGFLIGAGIAAYLACHAVGNFQAPPAERPVAVVPTKDALRALTQRGHDSVYQQNKSVSTDELGPPSRLEGVPRPVARDKTSLGSLKRASVDVDLLAPRSPMGKENMVTFSHTLPRVSTPSLDDPARRHMTIHVPLDASRSKQLISEWKQKSLEGRGLGLPDEGSPAHLRAPAEPMAEEEEEEEEEEEEEEEEGEEGGPAPPSLYPTVQARPGLGPRVILPPRPGPQPLVHIPEEGAQAAAGLSPNSSAAVRAKWLMMAEKSGAAVATASAQPRMANPPRLLQVIAMSKAPGAPGPKAAETASSSSASSDSSQYRSPSDRDSASIVTIDAHAPHHPVVHLSAGNGPWEWKAAGVGAKVVEGEGGYELGDLARSFRGGAKPPGISPGSSVSDVDQEEPRFGAVATVNLATGEGLPPLGAVDGVLGPGSRESTLRRKAGPALGDREAAEAEAESYYRKMQAARRFKD from the exons ATGATCTCAACCAAGGAGAAGAATAAAAGCCCGAAGGACAGCATGACGCTTCTGCCCTGCTTCTACTTCGTGGAG CTGCCCATAGTGGCATCCTCCATCGTGTCCCTCTACTTCCTGGAGCTGACCGACCTCTTCAAGCCAGCTAAGGTGGGCTTCCAGTGCTACGACCGCACGCTGTCCATGCCCTACGTGGAAACAAGTGAAGAGCTCATCCCACTGCTCATGCTCCTCAGCTTGGCCTTTGCTGCACCTGCAGCCTCG ATCATGGTGGGTGAGGGCATGCTGTACTGTCTACAGTCCCGGCTGTGGGGCCGCAGCGGGGGCCCAGGTGGGCCCGAGGGCAGCATCCATGCCGGCGGCTGCAACTTCAACTCCTTCCTTCGGCGGACGGTGCGCTTTGTAG GTGTCCACGTATTTGGCCTGTGTGCCACGGCCCTGGTGACTGACGTGATCCAGCTGGCCACGGGCTACCACGCACCCTTCTTCCTGACTGTCTGCAAACCCAACTACACCCTGTTGGGCACATCGTGTGAGGCCAATCCCTACATCACACAGGATATATGCTCTGGCCACGACACCCATGCCATCCTGTCTGCCCG GAAGACGTTTCCGTCCCAGCATGCCACTCTGTCTGCCTTTGCTGCTGTCTACGTGTCGGTGAGTGCTGCCCCACACCCCAGATGCCCCACAGGGACCAACTGCCCTGACCACCCACCTGTCCCCCGGCAGATGTACTTCAACTCGGTCATCTCGGACACCACCAAGCTGCTGAAGCCCATCCTGGTGTTCTCCTTCGCCATTGCAGCGGGCGTCTGCGGCCTCACCCAGATCACGCAGTACCGCAGCCACCCGGTGGACGTCTACGCAGGCTTCCTCATTGGGGCTGGCATAGCGGCCTACCTG GCCTGCCATGCAGTGGGCAACTTCCAGGCCCCACCAGCAGAGAGACCAGTGGCCGTGGTGCCAACTAAGGACGCGCTAAGGGCTCTGACCCAGCGGGGCCATGACTCGGTGTACCAGCAGAACAAGTCCGTGAGCACCGATGAGCTAGGTCCACCCAGCCGGTTGGAGGGTGTGCCCCGGCCCGTGGCCCGCGACAAGACCTCGCTGGGCAGCCTAAAGCGGGCCAGTGTGGATGTGGACCTGCTGGCCCCGCGCAGCCCCATGGGCAAGGAGAACATGGTGACCTTCAGCCACACACTGCCCCGTGTCAGCACGCCCTCGCTAGACGACCCCGCCCGCCGCCACATGACCATCCATGTTCCACTGGACGCCTCCCGCTCCAAGCAGCTCATTAGTGAATGGAAGCAGAAGTCACTGGAGGGCCGAGGCCTGGGGCTACCGGATGAGGGCAGCCCTGCACACCTGCGGGCACCCGCAGAGCCCAtggctgaggaggaagaggaggaggaggaggaagaagaggaggaggaggaggagggggaggaagggggtCCAGCACCTCCCTCACTGTACCCCACAGTCCAGGCTCGGCCAGGGCTCGGGCCACGCGTTATCCTGCCGCCTCGGCCTGGACCGCAACCTCTGGTTCATATCCCTGAGGAGGGGGCCCAGGCAGCAGCTGGCCTGTCCCCCAACAGCAGCGCAGCTGTGCGGGCCAAGTGGCTCATGATGGCTGAGAAGAGTGgagcagcagtggccacagcctCGGCCCAGCCCCGCATGGCCAACCCGCCCCGGCTGCTGCAGGTCATTGCCATGTCCAAAGCTCCAGGTGCACCCGGCCCCAAGGCAGCCGAGACGGCTTCCTCATCTAGTGCCAGCTCTGACTCCTCCCAGTACAGGTCACCGTCTGACCGCGATTCTGCCAGCATCGTCACCATTGATGCACACGCACCCCACCACCCTGTGGTCCACCTGTCTGCGGGTAATGGGCCCTGGGAGTGGAAGGCGGCGGGAGTCGGGGCCAAGGTcgtggagggagagggtggctaTGAGCTCGGGGACCTGGCCCGCAGCTTCCGCGGTGGGGCCAAGCCCCCAGGCATCTCCCCAGGCTCATCAGTCAGTGACGTGGACCAGGAGGAGCCACGGTTTGGGGCCGTGGCCACTGTCAACCTGGCCACGGGTGAGGGGCTGCCCCCACTGGGCGCAGTCGATGGTGTGCTGGGACCAGGCAGCCGGGAGTCGACGCTGCGTCGAAAAGCAGGCCCAGCGCTTGGTGATCGGGAAGCAGCGGAAGCCGAGGCCGAGAGCTACTACCGGAAGATGCAGGCTGCGCGCAGGTTCAAGgactga
- the PLPPR3 gene encoding phospholipid phosphatase-related protein type 3 isoform X1, which produces MQGSAALSPPTTVCGAPGTMISTKEKNKSPKDSMTLLPCFYFVELPIVASSIVSLYFLELTDLFKPAKVGFQCYDRTLSMPYVETSEELIPLLMLLSLAFAAPAASIMVGEGMLYCLQSRLWGRSGGPGGPEGSIHAGGCNFNSFLRRTVRFVGVHVFGLCATALVTDVIQLATGYHAPFFLTVCKPNYTLLGTSCEANPYITQDICSGHDTHAILSARKTFPSQHATLSAFAAVYVSVSAAPHPRCPTGTNCPDHPPVPRQMYFNSVISDTTKLLKPILVFSFAIAAGVCGLTQITQYRSHPVDVYAGFLIGAGIAAYLACHAVGNFQAPPAERPVAVVPTKDALRALTQRGHDSVYQQNKSVSTDELGPPSRLEGVPRPVARDKTSLGSLKRASVDVDLLAPRSPMGKENMVTFSHTLPRVSTPSLDDPARRHMTIHVPLDASRSKQLISEWKQKSLEGRGLGLPDEGSPAHLRAPAEPMAEEEEEEEEEEEEEEEEGEEGGPAPPSLYPTVQARPGLGPRVILPPRPGPQPLVHIPEEGAQAAAGLSPNSSAAVRAKWLMMAEKSGAAVATASAQPRMANPPRLLQVIAMSKAPGAPGPKAAETASSSSASSDSSQYRSPSDRDSASIVTIDAHAPHHPVVHLSAGNGPWEWKAAGVGAKVVEGEGGYELGDLARSFRGGAKPPGISPGSSVSDVDQEEPRFGAVATVNLATGEGLPPLGAVDGVLGPGSRESTLRRKAGPALGDREAAEAEAESYYRKMQAARRFKD; this is translated from the exons ATGCAGGGCAG CGCGGCTTTGTCCCCTCCAACTACGGTTTGTGGCGCCCCGGGCACGATGATCTCAACCAAGGAGAAGAATAAAAGCCCGAAGGACAGCATGACGCTTCTGCCCTGCTTCTACTTCGTGGAG CTGCCCATAGTGGCATCCTCCATCGTGTCCCTCTACTTCCTGGAGCTGACCGACCTCTTCAAGCCAGCTAAGGTGGGCTTCCAGTGCTACGACCGCACGCTGTCCATGCCCTACGTGGAAACAAGTGAAGAGCTCATCCCACTGCTCATGCTCCTCAGCTTGGCCTTTGCTGCACCTGCAGCCTCG ATCATGGTGGGTGAGGGCATGCTGTACTGTCTACAGTCCCGGCTGTGGGGCCGCAGCGGGGGCCCAGGTGGGCCCGAGGGCAGCATCCATGCCGGCGGCTGCAACTTCAACTCCTTCCTTCGGCGGACGGTGCGCTTTGTAG GTGTCCACGTATTTGGCCTGTGTGCCACGGCCCTGGTGACTGACGTGATCCAGCTGGCCACGGGCTACCACGCACCCTTCTTCCTGACTGTCTGCAAACCCAACTACACCCTGTTGGGCACATCGTGTGAGGCCAATCCCTACATCACACAGGATATATGCTCTGGCCACGACACCCATGCCATCCTGTCTGCCCG GAAGACGTTTCCGTCCCAGCATGCCACTCTGTCTGCCTTTGCTGCTGTCTACGTGTCGGTGAGTGCTGCCCCACACCCCAGATGCCCCACAGGGACCAACTGCCCTGACCACCCACCTGTCCCCCGGCAGATGTACTTCAACTCGGTCATCTCGGACACCACCAAGCTGCTGAAGCCCATCCTGGTGTTCTCCTTCGCCATTGCAGCGGGCGTCTGCGGCCTCACCCAGATCACGCAGTACCGCAGCCACCCGGTGGACGTCTACGCAGGCTTCCTCATTGGGGCTGGCATAGCGGCCTACCTG GCCTGCCATGCAGTGGGCAACTTCCAGGCCCCACCAGCAGAGAGACCAGTGGCCGTGGTGCCAACTAAGGACGCGCTAAGGGCTCTGACCCAGCGGGGCCATGACTCGGTGTACCAGCAGAACAAGTCCGTGAGCACCGATGAGCTAGGTCCACCCAGCCGGTTGGAGGGTGTGCCCCGGCCCGTGGCCCGCGACAAGACCTCGCTGGGCAGCCTAAAGCGGGCCAGTGTGGATGTGGACCTGCTGGCCCCGCGCAGCCCCATGGGCAAGGAGAACATGGTGACCTTCAGCCACACACTGCCCCGTGTCAGCACGCCCTCGCTAGACGACCCCGCCCGCCGCCACATGACCATCCATGTTCCACTGGACGCCTCCCGCTCCAAGCAGCTCATTAGTGAATGGAAGCAGAAGTCACTGGAGGGCCGAGGCCTGGGGCTACCGGATGAGGGCAGCCCTGCACACCTGCGGGCACCCGCAGAGCCCAtggctgaggaggaagaggaggaggaggaggaagaagaggaggaggaggaggagggggaggaagggggtCCAGCACCTCCCTCACTGTACCCCACAGTCCAGGCTCGGCCAGGGCTCGGGCCACGCGTTATCCTGCCGCCTCGGCCTGGACCGCAACCTCTGGTTCATATCCCTGAGGAGGGGGCCCAGGCAGCAGCTGGCCTGTCCCCCAACAGCAGCGCAGCTGTGCGGGCCAAGTGGCTCATGATGGCTGAGAAGAGTGgagcagcagtggccacagcctCGGCCCAGCCCCGCATGGCCAACCCGCCCCGGCTGCTGCAGGTCATTGCCATGTCCAAAGCTCCAGGTGCACCCGGCCCCAAGGCAGCCGAGACGGCTTCCTCATCTAGTGCCAGCTCTGACTCCTCCCAGTACAGGTCACCGTCTGACCGCGATTCTGCCAGCATCGTCACCATTGATGCACACGCACCCCACCACCCTGTGGTCCACCTGTCTGCGGGTAATGGGCCCTGGGAGTGGAAGGCGGCGGGAGTCGGGGCCAAGGTcgtggagggagagggtggctaTGAGCTCGGGGACCTGGCCCGCAGCTTCCGCGGTGGGGCCAAGCCCCCAGGCATCTCCCCAGGCTCATCAGTCAGTGACGTGGACCAGGAGGAGCCACGGTTTGGGGCCGTGGCCACTGTCAACCTGGCCACGGGTGAGGGGCTGCCCCCACTGGGCGCAGTCGATGGTGTGCTGGGACCAGGCAGCCGGGAGTCGACGCTGCGTCGAAAAGCAGGCCCAGCGCTTGGTGATCGGGAAGCAGCGGAAGCCGAGGCCGAGAGCTACTACCGGAAGATGCAGGCTGCGCGCAGGTTCAAGgactga